The Deltaproteobacteria bacterium nucleotide sequence GGCGGCGCTGTACAAGAAGAGGTATTGCGCGATCAGGCGCGCGTTGTCGGGGATCGCATAGAAAGCCGGGTCCCCGTTATTCATCGCTTGGTGCATGCGCTTGATATGGCCGACTATCGAAGTAACGCCGCCGATATTCGGATCGTCCGCCATGAAACGCTCGAAATCATCGATGGCGTTCAGCACCGCCGGTTCGAGCAGCGCATTCTCCCGCTGCCCCTCGACCAGCAGGCGGGCCGAAGCGGTGCCCGGCAGCTTCTCGTTGAGCAGGCGATCGTCCAGGCGCACTTGGGTGTTGGGTGAAAACCAGTAGCGGAAACTGCTGTCGGCACGGAGTGTGGCCGCACCGATTAGCGCCACCACCACCAGTGCCGCCGCCGCCGCCAACACCCGCCGCGGCCACTTCACCACTAAGCCGGCCAGCCCTTCTAGCGCCCCATCGAGCCAGTGCGACTGGCCCTCGCGCTGCGTCTCGCGGCGCTTGGGCGCCGGCAATAACCCGCGGCACGCCGGCGTGAAAGTCATCTCAATCACCAGCGCACTCAAAATGCCCGAAGCCATCAGCAGCCCGAACACGCGAACGCTGGCAATCCCAAACGACATCAGCGAGGCAAAGCCCGCCGAGGCGATCAGGCCGGCGGTGAGCATCACCGGCCCGACCGCAGTCAGCGAGCGGATCACCGCCTGCTCGCTGTTGCCCACCCGGGCATACTCCTCGTAATAGCGCTTGAGAATCTGCACCGCGTGACCGGCGGCAACCGCCAGGATCACTACCGGTGTCACCGCGCTCCAGGTGTCCATCGGCTCGCCCACCGCACCCATGATTCCGAGCGCCCAGATGACGCTGAGCAAGGCGGTGACCAGCGGTAAGAACATCGCCTGCAAAGTCCGAAACGCCTCGTAGTGAATCAGGCCGATCACTACCACCGCCAGCGGGAACAGCAGTCCAATCAAGGCGGTGTAGCGGGCCAACGCCGCGCGCAGGATCGGCGCACCCGCCAACGCGATGTGCACGGTCTGGTCGCGCTCCGGGCCGACGATTTCATCGATCCGTTTGGCAATCGCCGGATCGGCCAGCCGATCGTCAAACTCGGCCACGATTACGGTGGCGGTTTCGTCCTGCGATACCAGGTTGCCGCGGAATAACGAGTCCCGGCGCACGCTGTCGCGAAGCTGCTCGATCTCAGCCGTCGTAGTCGGCGCCGTCTCCATCAGGGAGTGAACATCCATCATGCCGTCGGCGCCGGCGACGACCGCCTTGACGTTGGGCGCCGCCAGCCCGAACAGATTGCTTTCAATCAGCCCCGGCGTTTGCCGCAGCCCCTCGGTGATGCGGTGTACCTTGGCCAAGATCTCAGCGGTATAGACGTCGCCGTGATTGGCAATGACACCGATGATGACGATGGCCTCGCCCCCGAATAGGTCAGAAATCCGGTTCTGGATCTGGACGTACGGATGCCCCTGGGGCATCACCGCCCGGCGGCGGATCTCCAGATGCAGGTGGCCAAGCTGCGTTGCCAAAGCCGCCGTGGCTAGGAGTACTGCCGCAACCACTGCCAGCCGGTGGCGCACCACGAACGCGATATAGCGCTGCATGTTCCCCCTTTTCCAAGCCGATCCGCCCGCCGACTTTGCGCCGATCGGTGCTAATTTGGGCGCTACCTACTACGCTCGGCGCCACCAGGGCAAACGCTCCCGACGACTCACATGTAGTGGGGTGTGCGACAAATCTGTGGGTAACGTGCAGCCGACCGGGCAAATCCTCACCAGTCTGACAGTACTGGGTACCGTCAGGCCGAGGCCCATGGCCGAAAGGGACGCAATTTGTCATCTTCCAGGCGCGGCGCCGCTTCTTCAGCTGCTTCTCCCGCACGATTGCGGTCTCTGCGCACCCTTTCTGCGCTTCGTAGTAGACCAGCTTGTCAACGCCGTACTTGGCCGAAAAACCCTCCACTACCTTGTTCTTATGCTGCCACACCCGCGTTGCCAGCTGTGAGGTCACCCCAATGTGCAGCGTGCCGTTCCGTTTGCTGGCCAGGATGTAAACGCAGAACTGCTTGTCCATAGCGCCAAACGCCAAACTGGATTCCCGCTTTCGCGGGAATGACGGCCATAACACCGAACCACGTTACCCACGAATTTGACGCACACCCCTCCGACTAACAGTCAGGCCCCTCGCCCCGCCGTGCTCTGGCCCGCATGTTCGGGAAATTGCGGCCGCCGTCTCACCTCGGCAGGATAGACGGATCGCCGGCAGCAGGGGCTACAGGGACCTGAGGAAGCCCAGCACGCTTTGGTTGAAGCGCTCGGCCTGCTCGATGTTGGAGAGGTGCGCGGCCGAAGCAAGGATCACCAACTGCGAGCCGGCGATCCCCGCGTGCATCAGCTCGGACGCGGCCACGGGCGTGCCTTGATCGTCGGCGCCGACGATGATCAAGGTGGGAACTCTGATCTCGTGCAGGCGGGCCGCGTAGTCCAGCGCCCGGATCGCCTGGCTGCAAGCGGCGAAGCCCTGCGGCGGCGTCGTGCGGACCAGCATGCGGACGCGGTCCACAACCTCGGGCGCCCGTTCGATGAACGGCCTGGTGAACCAACGCTCGAGGGTTCCCTCGGCCAGCGCCGCCATCCCCTGGCCCTCCGCCATCGCGATGCGCGCGTCCCAGAGCGGGCCCGACTCCGGCGGTATGCGGCAGGACGTATCGGCGAGCACGAGACTGCCCAGGACATCGGGCCGCTTGAGTGCGAGGGCCTGGCCGATCATGCCGCCCATCGACAAGCCGACGAAATGCGTGCGCTCCACGCCCAACGCCGCCAACAGGCCGAGCGCGTCGTCCGCCAGCACCTCGAGCGAGTACGGCCCGGGCGGCACCTCACTGCCGCCGTGACCGCGGGTGTCGTAGCGCAGGACGCGGTAGCGGGTAGCGAGTGCCGGGATCTGCGGTTCCCACATCTCCAGACTAGCCGCTAGCGAATGGCTCAAGGTCACCACCGGGGCACCCGCCGGTCCCTCCATCACGTACTGTGTCACGATGCCGTTGGCGACAACTCTCATGTTACCCTCCGACACCTGGACGATACGAGAGTTCCACGGCTCCTGGCAAGCCGGGCCGGCAATTCGCCGGACTTGACACTAGACCGACTAGTCGGTTTACTCCCGCCGATGCCGGTGCCCGCCCCCCGTTCTCGCCGCCACGCCACGCCCGCGACTCGGCGCGCACAAATCCTGCACGCGGCACAGCGCTGCATTGCCGAGAAGGGCTACCACGCCGCCACCATGGACGATATCGTGCGCGCCGCCGGCCTCTCCAAGGGCAGCCTTTACTGGCACTTCGGCAGCAAGGAAGAGGTCTTCCTGGCCCTCTTCGACGCCATCGTGGAAGAGGTGTTCGCGGCCTGGGAGCAAGAGGCCGCGGCCACGGCCAACACGTTGGACCTGATTCAGCGGCAGGGCGACATCGTCATCGAGCGGCTGTCATCGCAGCGCAAGCTGCTGCGGGCGTGGGCCGAGTTTTTCAATCATCCCGCCGGCCGCGCCCGCCTGGCGGCCGTTTATCGCCGTACGCGCAACACGCTCAACCGCCTGGTGCGGCGCGGCATCAGCCGCGGCGAGCTCCGCAAGCTCCCCGCCCCGGCCGTCAGCGCCGCGATCACCGCCCTCGGCGAAGGTCTGGTGGTGCAGGCGGTGGTCGACCCGGAGTTCGCGGCCTGGAAGCATTGGCCGGTGATGCGCGACATCATGCGCCGCGGCCTGGCGGCATAGCATAATATCTGAGCAGGAGATGCCGAGATGAGAGTCATCGCATTGGGCGGAGCAGGGAACATGGGCCGGCCGGCGGTCCGCGCCTTGGCGGGCAGTGAGCTGGTGACTGCCGTAGTCATCGCCGACAAGGACCTGGCGGCCGCCGAGCAGTTGGCCGCCGAAATCGGCGCCAAGGCTTCGGCGCGCGCGGTCGACGCCGGCAGCGAGGATCAACTCGCCGCGGTGATGGCCGAGGGCCACCTGGTGATCAACACCTGCGGCCCGTTCTTCAAGTTCGGCGCCACCGCCGTCCGTGCCGCCATCCGTGCCGAGCGCAACTACTGCGACATCAATGATGACTGGCGCCCGACGCATCAGGTGTTGGCGTTGGACTCGGCAGCCAAGAACGCCGGCATCGTTGCTATCGTCGGTATCGGCGCCAGTCCCGGCCTTTCCAATCTGATGGCTAAGCACGCGGTGGCGCAGCTCGACACCGTCGACGAGATTCAGACTTGCTGGCTGGCTGATGCGCAGGGTGAAGTGCAAGACGAGGGCCACGGCGGCGAGCACGTCAACGCCGCGCTCGAACATCTGATGTACAGCTGGAGCGGGCGCTTCCCCACCTTCAGCGACGGGCGCGCCGTTGAAGTCGACGCGCAAGAGCCCGGCCTGGCGGTAACGACGCCGGGCGGAGCGGTGCGCACGCTCTACCATGTCGGCCATCCTGAACCGGTGACGCTGCCGCGCTTCATTAGCGGCGTGCGCACGGTGGCCAATCTCGGCGGCCTGTTTCCGCCGCAACTCAATGACCTCGCCCGCCAGCAGGCGCAGCGGGTCAGCGCGGGCGGGATCAGCCCGCGCGCGGCCGCGCTGGCGTTTCTCGCGGGTGTGATGTCCGAACCCGAGCGCTGGCTGGCACGCGGCGACGCCGGCCCGGCCAGCGGTTTGTGGGTGGTTGCTTACGGCCGCAAAGCCGGCCGCCGCGTACGTTATGCCTGCGAGCTGGCGACCTCGGCGGCGGATATGGGTACCAGCACCGGCCGGCCGCTCGCGCTCGCCGCGCTCAAGATCCTGCGCGGTGAGATTCGCCAGCGCGGGGTGCTGCCGCCTGAAGCCGCACTGGACCCGATGCCCTTTTTCAACGAGCTGACCCGCCTCGGCCCGACGCCGCTAGTCACGGGCGGGTCACCGCTGATCGAATCGTCACGCCCGTTAGACTGAGGCTGGTCTTGGACGCACCCCGTTTGCTGGGTTAGCGCTCGCACCACTTACTTGGAGTCGTCCGCATGCGCAGTCGCGTTGGGGTTCTGCTGGTCGTGCTGCTCCTGGCCGCCGGTGCCGGGCTGTGGCGCTGGTACGCGGTCAACGAGCTCAACCACGCCGCCATCCGCGGCTCCGGCATCATCGAGGTTACGCAGGTCGATGTCGCCTTCGAGGTACCGGGGCGAATGCTGGAGCGTGTTGTCGACGAGGGTGTGATGCTCGACAAGGGCGAGCCGGTGGCGCGCCTCGACGAGCGTGAGTACCGGCTGCTGGTCGATCGTGCCGGCGCCGCCCGAGCGGCGGCCGACGCCCGCTACCGCTTGCTGCTCAAGGGCGCGCGCGCCCAGGACGTAGATCAGGCGCTGGCGGCCCTGGAGTCGGCCGGGAGCACGCTCAAGCTGCAACAGCGCGAGCACGAGCGCGTCGCCAAGCTGCACGCCGGCGGGGTGGTTTCGCAGGCCGAGTACGACCGCATCGCGCTCGCGCTGGCCAACGCCCAGGCCGCCCACGACCGCGCGCGCGCCCAGCTCGAGTTGTTGCGCGAAGGCTTTCGCACCGAGGAAATCGAGGAGGGCCGCGCCCGGCTGCAAGTGGCCGAGAAAGAAATCGAGCTCGCCGAGCTCAACCTCGCGCGCTGTCAGCTCTACGCGCCGGCGGCCGGGCGGGTGCTGAGCAAGAGCCGCGAGCCCGGGGAAATGGTGCAGCCGGGCACGCCCATCGTCACTCTCGGTGACCTGAGTCGCCCCTGGGTCAACGTCTATGTCGGCGAGCGCGATCTCGGCAAGGTCTGGCTCGGCATGC carries:
- a CDS encoding MMPL family transporter, which translates into the protein MQRYIAFVVRHRLAVVAAVLLATAALATQLGHLHLEIRRRAVMPQGHPYVQIQNRISDLFGGEAIVIIGVIANHGDVYTAEILAKVHRITEGLRQTPGLIESNLFGLAAPNVKAVVAGADGMMDVHSLMETAPTTTAEIEQLRDSVRRDSLFRGNLVSQDETATVIVAEFDDRLADPAIAKRIDEIVGPERDQTVHIALAGAPILRAALARYTALIGLLFPLAVVVIGLIHYEAFRTLQAMFLPLVTALLSVIWALGIMGAVGEPMDTWSAVTPVVILAVAAGHAVQILKRYYEEYARVGNSEQAVIRSLTAVGPVMLTAGLIASAGFASLMSFGIASVRVFGLLMASGILSALVIEMTFTPACRGLLPAPKRRETQREGQSHWLDGALEGLAGLVVKWPRRVLAAAAALVVVALIGAATLRADSSFRYWFSPNTQVRLDDRLLNEKLPGTASARLLVEGQRENALLEPAVLNAIDDFERFMADDPNIGGVTSIVGHIKRMHQAMNNGDPAFYAIPDNARLIAQYLFLYSAAAGPDGLSAFVDAHNQRAVIRALSKSDTAAYCRDLMHRLQAYAAQRFQGLPVTVGIAGGTIGIQTAMNDVVVHEKIVNMAQVSAIIFVLSALVLRSLVGGFFVLMPLAVAVAINLGVMGWWQVWLDMTSAAITAMGVSIGADFAIYLIFRIREEWAATNSLEEAIRASLRSSGKAIFFVSSAVALGYLVLPFSGFSLWVRLGILTATIVSVSALATLTLIPALALVMRPRFLQPAVEPATAEAPAQRLAVGEA
- the pcaD gene encoding 3-oxoadipate enol-lactonase → MRVVANGIVTQYVMEGPAGAPVVTLSHSLAASLEMWEPQIPALATRYRVLRYDTRGHGGSEVPPGPYSLEVLADDALGLLAALGVERTHFVGLSMGGMIGQALALKRPDVLGSLVLADTSCRIPPESGPLWDARIAMAEGQGMAALAEGTLERWFTRPFIERAPEVVDRVRMLVRTTPPQGFAACSQAIRALDYAARLHEIRVPTLIIVGADDQGTPVAASELMHAGIAGSQLVILASAAHLSNIEQAERFNQSVLGFLRSL
- a CDS encoding TetR/AcrR family transcriptional regulator, which translates into the protein MPVPAPRSRRHATPATRRAQILHAAQRCIAEKGYHAATMDDIVRAAGLSKGSLYWHFGSKEEVFLALFDAIVEEVFAAWEQEAAATANTLDLIQRQGDIVIERLSSQRKLLRAWAEFFNHPAGRARLAAVYRRTRNTLNRLVRRGISRGELRKLPAPAVSAAITALGEGLVVQAVVDPEFAAWKHWPVMRDIMRRGLAA
- a CDS encoding saccharopine dehydrogenase NADP-binding domain-containing protein translates to MRVIALGGAGNMGRPAVRALAGSELVTAVVIADKDLAAAEQLAAEIGAKASARAVDAGSEDQLAAVMAEGHLVINTCGPFFKFGATAVRAAIRAERNYCDINDDWRPTHQVLALDSAAKNAGIVAIVGIGASPGLSNLMAKHAVAQLDTVDEIQTCWLADAQGEVQDEGHGGEHVNAALEHLMYSWSGRFPTFSDGRAVEVDAQEPGLAVTTPGGAVRTLYHVGHPEPVTLPRFISGVRTVANLGGLFPPQLNDLARQQAQRVSAGGISPRAAALAFLAGVMSEPERWLARGDAGPASGLWVVAYGRKAGRRVRYACELATSAADMGTSTGRPLALAALKILRGEIRQRGVLPPEAALDPMPFFNELTRLGPTPLVTGGSPLIESSRPLD
- a CDS encoding efflux RND transporter periplasmic adaptor subunit; the protein is MRSRVGVLLVVLLLAAGAGLWRWYAVNELNHAAIRGSGIIEVTQVDVAFEVPGRMLERVVDEGVMLDKGEPVARLDEREYRLLVDRAGAARAAADARYRLLLKGARAQDVDQALAALESAGSTLKLQQREHERVAKLHAGGVVSQAEYDRIALALANAQAAHDRARAQLELLREGFRTEEIEEGRARLQVAEKEIELAELNLARCQLYAPAAGRVLSKSREPGEMVQPGTPIVTLGDLSRPWVNVYVGERDLGKVWLGMPAQVSVDSFPGQPFAGKVTFISERAEFTPKNIQTPDERVKLVYRVKVEVEAREQALKPGMPADAVLPLAPPPNAAASPE